In Dehalococcoidia bacterium, the genomic window GAGAAGGCATTCGGCGTCAGCGCCGCCGCGCCCGTCGCCGCGGCCGCCGCACCCGCGGCAGCAGGCGCCCCCGCAGCCGCCAAGGCGGAGGAGAAGACCGAGTTCACAGTCATCCTCAAGGAGATCGGCGCAAATAAGATCAACGTCATCAAGGCCGTCCGCGAGGTGACCACACTGGGCCTCAAGGAAGCCAAGGACCTGGTGGAGGCCGCGCCCAAGCCCGTTAAAGAGGGCATCACCAAGGACGAGGCGGCCCAGGTCAAGTCCAAGTTGGAAGCTGCCGGCGCCGTCGTCGAAGTCAAGTAAGCACATCTGGCCCCTGCATACAGAAGGAGGAGACCCCGGCGGAAGGGCCTCCTCCTTCTGTTGCCGTTCATCCCCTGTACCCCGCCTTGCGGGGCGCGCCAGCGCACCCGTCGGTGGCCCTACTCCCACAACACGTCGCATTGCTTTTGTTGGCCCCTGAGACGCGGCGAATGACGCCTAAAAGGTCATCTTTCTCCGGCGGCGTTTCCTCCCCTATGACGCTTGCCTTTCGCCGTACCCTCCGCTAAGCTTTTGCTGACGGACCGATGACTCCCGGCAGGAGGCGCCCGTGGACACACATGCCCTCGACTACACCCTCCGTATCCGAGACCTGCCTGCCTCCGAGCGGCCCCGCGAGCGTCTGCGGGACGCCGGCCCCAACGCCCTCTCCGCCGCGGAGCTTCTGGCGATCCTGCTCCGCACGGGCACTCCCTCCGAGAGCGCGCTGGCCCTCGGCTCGCGCCTGCTGTCGCAGTTCGGCGGGCTGGCGGGACTCGCCCGCGCCTCGCTCCGCGAGATGTGCGCGACGCACGGTGTGGGCGAGGCGAAAGCCGCGCAGCTCATGGCAGGCTTCGAGTTGGGGAAACGACTGCTGGCGCTGCATCCGGAGGAGCGCGCCGTGGTGCGCAGCCCGGCGGACGCCGCCAACCTTCTTCAGGCGGAGATGGGGCTTCTGGCCCAGGAGCACCTGCGCGTCCTCCTGCTGAACACCAAGAACCGGGTGATCGGCGTCTCGGAGGTGTACAAAGGCAACGTCAACTCGTCAATGGTGCGTCCCGGCGAGGTCTTCCGCGACGCCATCCGCGAGAATTGTCCCGCCATCATCGTGGCGCACAACCACCCGTCGGGCGACCCCACGCCCTCGCAGGAGGACGTGCAAATGACTCGAAGACTGGTGGACGCGGGAAAACTGCTGGACATTGAGGTGCTGGACCACCTGATCATCGCGGGCAACAGCTTTGTCAGCCTCCGCGA contains:
- the rplL gene encoding 50S ribosomal protein L7/L12 produces the protein MSREELVQAIKELPAMDLAELVKDLEKAFGVSAAAPVAAAAAPAAAGAPAAAKAEEKTEFTVILKEIGANKINVIKAVREVTTLGLKEAKDLVEAAPKPVKEGITKDEAAQVKSKLEAAGAVVEVK
- the radC gene encoding DNA repair protein RadC; this translates as MDTHALDYTLRIRDLPASERPRERLRDAGPNALSAAELLAILLRTGTPSESALALGSRLLSQFGGLAGLARASLREMCATHGVGEAKAAQLMAGFELGKRLLALHPEERAVVRSPADAANLLQAEMGLLAQEHLRVLLLNTKNRVIGVSEVYKGNVNSSMVRPGEVFRDAIRENCPAIIVAHNHPSGDPTPSQEDVQMTRRLVDAGKLLDIEVLDHLIIAGNSFVSLREKKLGFE